In Polynucleobacter ibericus, a genomic segment contains:
- a CDS encoding NAD(P)H-dependent oxidoreductase subunit E: MNHPKPSGEVKAIAVATADDLRETIRRKSNLKGRQADDASIADVRKLIGNAPHRRDLLIENLHKLNDEYRALHDRHLVALAKEMNLPMAEVYEVATFYHHFEVVRGNDPVADILIRVCDGIACELAGAQNLLARLPSILGNPNIKVAAAPCVGRCEQAPVAVVHQYPVLFATTDKVAAAVKNNLTTHPMAKDDANFDPASLAEQGVSPQGEMQAVSPDYVGYESYRAQGGYALAKEIFEGKKDAESIIKAMESSGLRGLGGAGFPAGRKWRIVKDQIAPKLMAVNIDEGEPGTFKDRTYLERDPHRFLEGLLIAASVVGIDACYIYLRDEYHGCRELLEAELAKLKANPPFKLPTIELRRGAGAYICGEESAMIESIEGKRGEPRMRPPYIAQVGLFGRPTLEHNFETLYWVRDIVQRGPEWFSSFGRHDRKGLRSFSVSGRVKNPGVKLAPAGITIQELIDEYCGGMQDGHQFYGYLPGGASGGILPATMNDIPLDFDTLQPYGCFIGSAAVMVFSNQDKARDMALNVMHFFEHESCGQCTPCRVGTGKAAQLMQAKSWDQETLEDLATVMVDASICGLGQAAPNPIRCIHKYFPQEVA, from the coding sequence ATGAATCATCCCAAGCCTTCTGGAGAAGTCAAAGCGATTGCTGTTGCAACTGCTGATGATTTGAGGGAAACCATTCGTCGTAAGAGTAACTTAAAAGGTCGTCAAGCTGATGATGCCTCTATAGCCGATGTTCGCAAATTAATTGGAAACGCACCGCATCGTCGTGACTTACTCATTGAGAACCTGCATAAACTCAATGATGAATATCGTGCATTGCATGATCGTCATTTAGTTGCTTTGGCAAAAGAAATGAATTTGCCTATGGCAGAAGTGTATGAAGTTGCTACTTTTTATCACCACTTCGAAGTAGTACGCGGTAATGATCCTGTAGCCGACATCCTCATTCGTGTTTGTGACGGCATCGCTTGTGAACTAGCCGGCGCGCAAAATCTGTTAGCTAGGTTGCCGAGCATCTTAGGCAACCCCAATATTAAAGTCGCTGCAGCCCCATGCGTAGGCCGTTGTGAGCAGGCGCCTGTAGCAGTGGTCCATCAGTATCCAGTCCTATTTGCTACTACAGATAAAGTAGCTGCTGCGGTAAAGAATAATTTAACTACCCATCCAATGGCTAAAGATGATGCTAACTTTGATCCAGCATCTTTAGCAGAGCAGGGCGTTTCACCTCAAGGTGAGATGCAGGCAGTGTCACCGGATTACGTTGGCTATGAGTCTTATCGTGCGCAAGGCGGGTACGCTTTAGCTAAAGAAATCTTCGAAGGCAAGAAAGATGCTGAGAGCATCATTAAGGCAATGGAGAGTTCAGGTTTGCGTGGTCTTGGCGGCGCAGGATTCCCTGCAGGTCGTAAGTGGCGGATTGTGAAGGATCAAATAGCTCCTAAATTAATGGCGGTAAACATTGATGAAGGTGAGCCAGGAACTTTTAAAGACCGTACTTATTTAGAGCGTGACCCACATCGTTTCCTTGAGGGTTTATTGATTGCAGCAAGCGTTGTGGGAATTGATGCTTGCTATATCTATTTGCGTGATGAGTACCATGGCTGCCGCGAATTGCTCGAGGCTGAATTAGCAAAGTTAAAAGCCAATCCCCCATTTAAATTGCCTACTATTGAATTGCGTCGCGGTGCTGGTGCTTACATTTGCGGTGAAGAATCCGCGATGATTGAAAGTATCGAAGGTAAACGGGGTGAGCCGCGTATGCGTCCTCCATATATCGCTCAAGTAGGATTATTTGGTCGACCAACACTAGAGCACAACTTTGAGACTCTGTATTGGGTGCGCGATATTGTGCAACGTGGTCCAGAGTGGTTTAGTTCCTTCGGTCGTCATGACCGCAAAGGTTTGCGCAGCTTCAGTGTCAGCGGGCGCGTGAAGAACCCCGGCGTCAAGCTGGCACCGGCTGGTATCACGATTCAAGAGTTGATCGATGAGTACTGTGGTGGCATGCAAGATGGCCACCAGTTTTATGGGTATTTGCCTGGTGGTGCATCGGGCGGTATCTTGCCGGCGACTATGAATGACATTCCACTCGACTTTGATACTTTGCAACCCTATGGCTGCTTTATTGGCTCAGCTGCAGTAATGGTGTTCAGTAATCAAGATAAAGCGCGTGACATGGCTTTGAACGTGATGCATTTCTTTGAGCATGAGAGTTGTGGTCAATGCACTCCCTGTCGAGTCGGCACTGGCAAGGCAGCTCAATTGATGCAAGCTAAATCGTGGGATCAAGAAACGTTAGAAGACTTAGCCACAGTAATGGTGGATGCCTCTATTTGTGGCCTTGGCCAAGCTGCACCAAACCCTATTCGTTGTATTCATAAATATTTCCCGCAAGAAGTTGCATAA
- a CDS encoding YciI family protein, producing MIFTMLLMDRPGTADLRVQVRPEHRAYLAKMADRMAFAGPLTSEDGKTTLGSLIAIDFPSRADLDAWLSDEPYTKAGVYEKPVIHVFNNMWQQKVGFPPAPQ from the coding sequence ATGATTTTTACAATGCTATTGATGGATCGCCCCGGTACTGCAGACTTGCGAGTGCAAGTTCGACCAGAGCACCGCGCTTATTTGGCAAAAATGGCTGATCGTATGGCCTTCGCTGGTCCCCTCACATCAGAGGATGGCAAAACTACTTTAGGAAGTTTGATTGCAATCGATTTTCCGAGCAGAGCAGATCTGGATGCATGGTTAAGTGATGAGCCATACACCAAAGCGGGCGTATATGAGAAGCCAGTCATTCATGTGTTTAATAATATGTGGCAACAAAAAGTAGGCTTCCCACCAGCGCCTCAATAA
- a CDS encoding tyrosine-type recombinase/integrase, whose product MEEGKKISFTARGLGSIISPGYHADPESKGLYIQVSKGVNSFKRSWIFRYTSPTLFKRREMGLGSLEARSLADARRKTLELRQLVMDGIDPTEDRCKAKSKRIAAFDSGITFKEAAELCIEARKAEWKSSKHADQWRNTIATFAYPEIGELRVDQINTSHIAKLLEQEIKKKNGAVEGTFWNVRTETATRVRQRIEVIFDWCKAHEYIKGDNPARLKGALGHLLPKAKKIQKKSHHPALPFQRIGEFVKDLREHNGYSALALELLILTATRTSEVIEAKWAEFNLEAKVWVIPAARMKAGKEHRVPLNARAMEILEHLKTISVSGYLFPGALHKEESHLSNMALLSMMRKMPKYSGYVPHGFRSTFRDWAAETTDYPNETVELALAHTIKNKAEAAYRRQDQLEKRIRLMGDWVKYIQNT is encoded by the coding sequence TTGGAAGAAGGTAAAAAAATCAGCTTTACGGCACGAGGTCTTGGGTCAATCATAAGTCCTGGGTACCATGCCGACCCTGAATCAAAGGGTCTATATATCCAAGTATCAAAAGGGGTAAATAGCTTTAAGCGTAGCTGGATTTTTCGCTACACCAGCCCCACTCTATTTAAAAGACGTGAAATGGGTCTGGGATCCCTGGAGGCCAGATCTTTAGCTGATGCGCGCCGAAAAACTCTTGAATTGCGTCAACTGGTCATGGATGGCATCGACCCGACCGAGGATCGCTGTAAGGCTAAAAGCAAAAGAATTGCAGCTTTTGATAGTGGCATCACCTTTAAAGAAGCTGCCGAACTCTGTATCGAGGCCAGGAAAGCGGAATGGAAGAGCTCCAAGCACGCTGACCAATGGAGAAATACGATTGCCACCTTTGCATATCCCGAGATAGGTGAATTACGCGTAGACCAGATCAACACCAGCCATATCGCCAAATTACTAGAGCAAGAAATTAAAAAGAAGAATGGCGCTGTTGAGGGTACGTTTTGGAATGTACGTACCGAGACCGCCACTAGGGTTAGACAACGCATTGAGGTGATTTTTGATTGGTGCAAGGCCCATGAGTACATCAAGGGAGATAACCCGGCACGCCTAAAAGGTGCGTTAGGACATTTACTGCCTAAGGCTAAAAAGATTCAGAAGAAGAGCCATCACCCCGCCCTACCGTTTCAGCGGATTGGGGAATTTGTAAAAGATCTTCGTGAACACAATGGTTATTCTGCCTTGGCATTGGAGCTATTGATTCTGACTGCCACTCGCACAAGCGAAGTCATTGAAGCCAAGTGGGCTGAGTTCAATTTAGAAGCTAAGGTATGGGTAATTCCTGCGGCGCGAATGAAGGCCGGCAAAGAGCATCGCGTTCCACTAAACGCTAGGGCAATGGAAATTCTTGAACATCTCAAAACAATTAGTGTGAGTGGTTATTTATTTCCAGGAGCCCTGCATAAAGAAGAATCTCATCTTTCTAATATGGCGCTACTGTCTATGATGAGAAAGATGCCAAAGTATTCTGGATATGTTCCCCACGGCTTTAGATCAACATTCAGAGATTGGGCGGCCGAGACTACTGACTATCCGAATGAAACCGTTGAGCTAGCTTTGGCACATACCATAAAAAATAAGGCTGAGGCTGCATATAGAAGGCAGGATCAGCTGGAGAAGCGGATTAGATTGATGGGTGACTGGGTAAAATATATTCAGAACACTTAA
- a CDS encoding DUF748 domain-containing protein, whose product MVLIQSPRLKIWLTRIAILVCSCAILFWVGAHLFAPAFIKKSVSQFAGQIGYEITYQDLSISPFRLRLELEGLHLAKEGRSKLLQFKRLTVSLQWTKLVLGELGFDEILLEEPKILMEKRLSKGGHSGVWNWQELIAAIEKSMPPNDSTEPKNPLKISIKQLLVRSASLSLLDEASQLKEDLKPFTLKLLQVANYDKKGEVSGVRGQYDFSLGALQVLVPGINKTITYQQVAITGGLDNPRPGNLGVQLNVKLDDGVVRSHWDFNTESKSVDGKLDIQDLAMAPLIPLLPANKELIAQSGLMNAELAVKFGGDTDAVTGDIHIADLAILEKGQKTPLIVWKMADILQLEYKSLKSKHTTINSLSINELTVNSPTLQFEINEEGFSNFRRLFAKQESQTKSESAVTTKPDDPSPLNLDIRSVNLKGGEVFYSDLAMRPNLKVDVKKFNATLLGVSNVPGRSATVAMDGVIAGSGSMRVKGQASFEDPRRNHDILMTFRNLPLNAFNPAVMTFAGHQITSGRLNLNLNYRAKDGELNGSNQIIIKKVTLGDEVPDFKGKKLPLGLAIALLEDSDDTIDVTVRIAGNVDSPEFSASGLVWQAISNVLTNVVTAPFRALAALVGLGSEEGVNAVPGEAVFLVVDQDRLEKFGEYLAKRPNSSLEIIGTYDPVQDKKALARAKADMAILQDAGFKLTPGEPIPSPSLSDPRIQSGLRSAYAQYIGRIKLGQRLLTLPEGEQRNEQLHDELIAGIEVTELELKDLARARAQQAYSFMVKADSSLKDRITLGEVKTTEAGKEGIPLDIEIRIK is encoded by the coding sequence ATGGTGCTCATTCAATCTCCTCGTCTAAAGATTTGGCTCACGAGAATTGCTATCTTGGTGTGCTCCTGCGCAATTTTGTTTTGGGTAGGCGCTCACCTTTTTGCACCGGCTTTTATCAAGAAGTCAGTATCGCAATTTGCTGGCCAGATTGGTTATGAGATCACCTATCAAGATCTCAGCATTTCTCCATTCAGACTGAGGCTGGAGCTTGAAGGCCTGCATTTGGCCAAAGAGGGCAGATCTAAGTTGCTGCAATTTAAAAGACTCACCGTTTCTCTTCAATGGACTAAGCTAGTTTTAGGTGAGCTTGGTTTTGATGAGATCTTGCTAGAAGAGCCCAAGATATTAATGGAGAAGAGATTATCCAAAGGGGGGCATTCAGGAGTCTGGAACTGGCAAGAATTGATTGCAGCAATTGAGAAGTCAATGCCACCCAATGATTCTACTGAACCCAAGAATCCTCTCAAAATATCCATTAAGCAATTATTGGTTCGCTCTGCTTCCTTAAGTTTGCTTGATGAAGCAAGCCAACTCAAGGAAGACCTTAAGCCTTTTACCTTGAAGCTGCTCCAAGTTGCTAACTACGACAAAAAAGGCGAGGTAAGTGGCGTACGAGGTCAATATGACTTCAGTCTTGGCGCTCTTCAAGTGCTGGTGCCTGGTATTAATAAAACTATTACCTATCAACAAGTAGCGATTACAGGTGGATTGGATAATCCAAGACCTGGTAATTTGGGTGTGCAACTCAATGTGAAGCTCGATGATGGCGTTGTGCGCTCCCATTGGGATTTCAATACCGAATCTAAATCGGTTGACGGTAAGTTAGATATTCAAGATCTAGCAATGGCACCCCTGATTCCGTTATTGCCTGCCAATAAAGAGTTGATTGCTCAAAGTGGCCTCATGAATGCAGAGCTCGCTGTGAAGTTTGGAGGCGATACCGATGCGGTAACTGGTGATATTCATATAGCGGATTTGGCAATTCTTGAAAAAGGACAAAAGACGCCTTTGATTGTTTGGAAGATGGCCGATATTCTTCAGCTTGAATACAAAAGTCTTAAATCAAAGCATACGACCATCAACAGTCTTTCCATTAACGAGCTGACTGTGAATTCACCAACCCTTCAGTTTGAAATTAATGAAGAAGGATTTTCTAATTTCAGAAGATTGTTTGCGAAGCAAGAATCACAAACAAAGTCTGAGTCTGCAGTTACTACTAAACCTGATGATCCTTCCCCCTTGAATTTAGATATACGTTCAGTCAACCTCAAAGGCGGAGAAGTTTTTTACTCGGATTTGGCAATGCGCCCCAACTTGAAGGTCGATGTGAAGAAGTTCAACGCCACTCTCTTGGGTGTTAGTAATGTCCCGGGGCGCTCTGCCACTGTGGCGATGGATGGTGTTATTGCAGGTTCAGGAAGTATGCGGGTTAAAGGGCAGGCATCTTTTGAAGACCCAAGGCGCAATCACGATATCTTGATGACTTTCCGTAACTTACCCCTCAATGCTTTTAACCCAGCCGTGATGACATTTGCTGGCCATCAAATTACCAGCGGTCGCTTAAACCTCAACTTAAATTACCGTGCAAAGGATGGCGAGTTAAATGGCAGTAACCAGATCATCATCAAGAAGGTGACCTTAGGTGATGAGGTACCCGACTTTAAAGGTAAAAAATTACCGCTAGGTTTAGCCATAGCATTGTTAGAAGATTCTGATGACACTATTGATGTCACGGTTCGTATTGCCGGTAATGTTGATTCTCCAGAATTTAGTGCTAGTGGATTGGTTTGGCAGGCTATTAGCAATGTCTTAACTAATGTCGTTACCGCACCATTTAGAGCGCTTGCCGCTTTAGTGGGCCTAGGCAGTGAAGAAGGGGTTAATGCTGTACCTGGTGAAGCGGTGTTCTTAGTGGTTGATCAAGATCGCCTAGAAAAGTTTGGTGAGTATCTTGCAAAGCGACCTAATTCCAGTCTGGAGATCATCGGCACTTATGATCCCGTTCAGGATAAAAAAGCACTTGCCAGAGCAAAAGCAGATATGGCCATTTTGCAGGATGCTGGATTCAAGCTAACGCCAGGTGAGCCGATTCCGTCACCAAGTTTGTCTGATCCCCGAATTCAGTCGGGCCTAAGGTCGGCTTATGCGCAATACATCGGTCGTATTAAGCTTGGGCAGCGCCTTTTGACATTGCCAGAAGGCGAGCAACGCAATGAGCAGTTGCATGATGAGTTAATTGCTGGAATAGAGGTCACTGAGCTCGAGCTAAAGGACTTAGCGAGAGCTAGGGCGCAGCAAGCTTACAGCTTTATGGTCAAGGCAGATTCCAGCCTAAAAGATCGCATTACTTTGGGTGAGGTTAAGACCACTGAGGCCGGAAAAGAGGGTATTCCGCTCGATATCGAGATCAGAATCAAGTAG